The proteins below are encoded in one region of Myxococcales bacterium:
- a CDS encoding VWA domain-containing protein, whose protein sequence is MRVLSLVLLSYCCLCLPNCSSKKSIGSNTEACKASPAEGGCGTPCLTDVNACADGFFCSSSGVCDAECSLVNNIPCADASTCTSNGRCLAANSSNGDSGSDVCAEVHIDTDNITPNIVLIVDQSLSMDSNFGGNSRWDTLRNFLIGEQGSRPDGLIYDLQQSVRFGIALYSAMNDRAYVRKVDPGTDPNANGDSTLPHADTSCPLINFANSPEWSVSEDWNTQSPQAPALNAYNDIVSLYADANMVDDTPTGDAIEFLANYFKTNPIGNSDPIVFLLATDGEPDTCTALNQGASQAAANAGKSKALSAVAAAYDDGIRTYVVSVAADSDHFQDMANAGAGVDTNNGDADAPYYPVTDPAGLATALQTLVQNQLSCTFELQGNIKDLSKACEGQVVLTSNEDPNGTTLPCDDPNGWRAVDANHIELQGSACTDLKNGSNASLAGTFPCNVADSVF, encoded by the coding sequence ATGCGTGTTTTGTCGCTTGTGTTGTTGTCGTATTGCTGTCTTTGTTTACCAAACTGTTCCAGTAAGAAGAGTATAGGTTCGAACACAGAAGCTTGTAAGGCTAGTCCAGCGGAAGGCGGTTGCGGTACGCCATGTCTAACGGACGTTAACGCGTGTGCGGACGGTTTCTTCTGTTCAAGCAGTGGTGTCTGTGATGCCGAATGCAGTTTGGTCAATAACATCCCATGCGCTGATGCAAGCACTTGCACTTCAAACGGACGCTGTCTTGCAGCAAACAGTTCAAACGGTGATTCCGGAAGTGATGTTTGCGCAGAAGTCCACATCGATACGGATAACATCACGCCCAACATCGTTCTCATTGTTGATCAATCGTTAAGCATGGACTCAAACTTTGGCGGAAATTCTCGCTGGGACACGCTAAGGAATTTTCTTATTGGTGAACAAGGCTCACGGCCCGACGGACTTATCTACGATTTACAGCAAAGTGTGCGTTTTGGCATCGCTCTATACAGTGCGATGAATGATCGTGCTTACGTGCGAAAAGTAGATCCAGGAACCGATCCAAATGCAAATGGTGATTCCACGTTGCCCCATGCAGATACATCATGCCCATTGATTAATTTTGCTAACAGTCCAGAGTGGTCTGTTAGCGAAGACTGGAATACACAATCGCCTCAAGCTCCAGCACTTAATGCCTACAATGATATTGTTTCGCTCTATGCGGATGCTAACATGGTCGACGATACTCCAACCGGGGATGCGATCGAGTTTTTGGCAAACTATTTCAAAACAAACCCAATTGGGAATTCGGACCCCATAGTATTTTTGCTTGCCACCGATGGAGAGCCCGATACCTGCACAGCATTGAATCAAGGTGCTAGTCAAGCGGCAGCCAATGCTGGAAAAAGCAAAGCATTGAGCGCCGTGGCAGCAGCTTACGACGATGGCATCCGCACCTACGTGGTTTCAGTGGCTGCCGACAGCGATCACTTCCAAGACATGGCCAATGCCGGTGCTGGTGTTGATACAAACAATGGCGATGCGGATGCGCCGTACTACCCAGTGACCGATCCTGCCGGGCTTGCAACAGCACTACAGACTCTGGTGCAAAACCAACTGTCTTGTACCTTTGAACTTCAAGGCAATATCAAAGACCTAAGCAAGGCTTGTGAAGGACAAGTTGTGCTTACATCAAACGAGGATCCAAACGGAACCACTCTGCCTTGCGATGACCCCAACGGATGGCGAGCAGTTGATGCGAACCACATTGAGCTTCAGGGTAGTGCGTGTACTGATCTCAAAAATGGTTCCAACGCTTCGTTAGCGGGAACTTTCCCCTGCAATGTTGCTGATTCGGTGTTT